A genomic stretch from Podospora pseudoanserina strain CBS 124.78 chromosome 3, whole genome shotgun sequence includes:
- a CDS encoding hypothetical protein (EggNog:ENOG503P68Q): MVATTAGGWLPPRLPTPFVYPSSSVGTSTSSSGRGGVYTELNRSHSSPSPHPSTPTPEPDNNSRGFLLPESEPRIPPRKPIIMNGREKDRHRNFPPAAPKSWIKYIILVTVLLAMDGIISLALVSSTVSFLHNYGKGPFEIGYPLGVSGFLLSGHPAGLVTNHGHAVNAAGGTAVVVVGGGGVLGLWGLWRFHSRRRKDYANYTRSPLPKVFQAWAVVVVLSFLLSLGALAYTFVETRRTSGQSIDPNVAEEYQFPRLYPDDRWTPETWFEAVIALPMENSRDEEVIREKLRLMRGWKWNTIPMFLLGLTLVGLVVREVVVFGGWVSKGRRVRDEKRQEELGMAGLNGMSGYRGVGDGPL; this comes from the exons ATGGTAGCCACCACCGCTGGCGGCTGGCtccccccccgcctcccaaccccctttgtctacccatcctcatcagtagggacctcaacctcgtcgaGCGGTCGCGGCGGTGTCTACACCGAACTCAACAGAAGCcattcctctccctctccccacccatcaacccccacgcCTGAACCTGACAACAACTCGAGGGGGTTTCTACTACCGGAATCAGAACCAAGGATACCACCCCGAAAACCGATAATCATGAACGGCAGAGAAAAAGACCGGCATCGCAACTTCCCGCCTGCGGCGCCGAAATCGTGGATAAAGTACATTATCTTGGTCACGGTACTGCTAGCAATGGACGGGATCATCTCCCTTGCGCTCGTCTCATCAACCGTGTCTTTTCTCCATAACTACGGAAAGGGACCCTTCGAGATAGGCTACCCGTTGGGTGTGTCTGGCTTCCTGCTCTCGGGACACCCGGCCGGGTTGGTGACGAACCATGGGCATGCTGTCAATGCGGCGGGTgggacggcggtggtggtagttgggggagggggggtgttgggcttgtgggggttgtggaggtttCATTCGCGG agaagaaaagactaTGCAAACTACACTCGTTCCCCACTGCCCAAGGTTTTTCAGGCctgggctgttgttgtggtctTGTCGTTTTTGCTTTCGCTTGGGGCGTTGGCGTACACTTTTGTCGAGACGAGGCGGACGAGCGGGCAGAGTATTGATCCGAATGTGGCCGAGGAGTACCAGTTTCCGCGGTTGTATCCTGATGATAGGTGGACGCCCGAGACTTGGTTTGAGGCTGTGATTGCGTTGCCGATGGAGAATTcgagggatgaggaggtgattagggagaagctgaggttgatgagggggtggaaatGGAATACTATTCCCATGTTTCTGCTTGGGTTGACATTGgtagggttggtggtgagggaagtggtggtgtttggggggtgggtgtctaaggggaggagggtgagggatgagaagagacaggaggagttggggatggCAGGGCTGAATGGGATGAGTGGATAtaggggagttggggatgggcCGTTATGA
- the COA1 gene encoding cytochrome oxidase assembly protein 1 (EggNog:ENOG503P37B; COG:S; BUSCO:EOG09265LIB): protein MLLSRLTQRAALFRRIPSQISQRTQPLRQQIQKRTLIPAPKRGDGPLMERRADRELPPLPSSRWMKTLPLFALCVGVASVAIFNYQKFSSPVVGATLYALRTSDVGREHLGDNIYFAQQIPWISGTLNQVQGRIDITFRVKGTKGEGVMRFASFRPSPRGVFETTEWSLEMDGGKKIDLLDGAEDPFKVMTGADQLGIDLDDDEGDSFAAKRGFRK from the exons ATGCTGCTGTCAAGGTTAACACAAAGGGCGGCCCTCTTCAGGCGGATACCCTCCCAAATATCACAGCGGACACAACCCCTCAGGCAGCAAATACAAAAACGAACCTTAATACCAGCCCCCAAACGAGGCGACGGCCCCCTCATGGAGCGCAGAGCAGACAGAGAGCTTCCCC ccctcccctcctccagatgGATgaaaaccctccccctcttcgccctctGCGTGGGCGTCGCCTCggtcgccatcttcaactaCCAAAAGTTTTCCTCCCCCGTCGTCGGCGCCACCCTCTACGCCCTCCGCACCTCGGACGTCGGCCGCGAGCACCTCGGCGACAACATCTACTTTGCGCAGCAGATCCCCTGGATCTCGGGCACTCTCAACCAGGTCCAGGGCAGGATCGATATTACGTTCAGGGTGAAGGGCacaaagggggagggcgtcATGCGGTTTGCCTCGTTCAGGCCGTCGCCAAGGGGCGTGTTTGAGACGACAGAgtggagcttggagatggatgggggaAAGAAGATTGACCTGCTGGACGGAGCCGAGGATCCCTTCAAGGTCATGACGGGGGCTGATCAGCTGGGGATTGatctggatgatgatgagggtgataGCTTTGCTGCCAAGAGGGGGTTCAGGAAGTAG
- the SEC31 gene encoding protein transport protein S31 (EggNog:ENOG503NW7P; BUSCO:EOG09260A98; COG:U) — protein sequence MVRLREIPRTGAFAWSPGSDALVVTGTRSGAVDADFSDETKLELWDLNLDSQEQGLELQPIATISTESRFYDIAWGAPSDEHPLGVVAGAMEDGSLQLWDAQKLKDSEDALISRTTKHTGPVKSLQFNPLRPHVLATAGSKGELFIWDVNDTSTAFRLGTAAAQDIECVAWNRKVSNILAAGSAGGFVSVWDLKTKKLSLTLTPRDRKPVSAIAWDPNNSTSLLTATSDDTSPVISLWNLRNSQVPEKTLQGHDQGILSLSWCQQDPGLLISCGKDNRSLVWNPQTGERYGEFPEATNWAFSTRFNPVNPNLSAIASFDGKITIHTLQNTNPSTAPVPQNSLDDDDFFSKAPTQLQTTSFSLPRAPNWFERPVSVSFGYGGKLVILRKNDTPAGQPRSSKIQIVGFSVDSDIGSATEKFEEAFKSGDLAGICESQIESAKTEEEKAEWQVLKTLSASDGRTKIVEYLGYSKEEEEESNGAEESETAETTEAKEETEETGLAPPQANGDGKRKHKRVTSMWGDVDDGEDFLSDLPATKGARTDNPFHLLSEGNTHLEDKITKAIILGKFEKAVNICLKENRIADAFILANCGGKDLVDKVQTAYLAQKKGAPSYLRVINSIIGKNLWDVVYNADLANWKETMVTLCTFADPSEFPDLCEALGDRIYESGSRNDASFCYLVGSKLEKVVDIWIAQLKEAEEAGLKESTNDSTFSVHARSLQQFIEKVTVFRAVTKFTDEEKNLTGGWKLEALYNKYTEYADIAAAHGQLAIAQKYLDLLPNEFPAAEVARNRVKLATQKAAPQPAAAATRAPASRAASRAPAPLGYQQAAPVAPVAATPANPYAPPVQAQQRAPVQNPYGPTTTSQYAPPGASPYAPQGQGYAPSPPVGGGYAPPVQSFTSAGPPPRSTGPPPQIKKDVGAWNDLPESMAAKKPPPRRSTPNVAPITSPYGGPAGLTSPPPVGPYQRGAPTPPPPPPKGPAPPRNTASPLTGPPQVGQQLPYRPGSASSHVSTNPYAPPQPQVAPPLPSPMAVPRTASPYNPPPAGAPAPSRYAPAPAPQNYSQPPTSTPLAPPPSNPYAPAPVAHQSAPPVGQYAPPPPQGGRPPVGPPPSAGPPRAPVGPPPAGGPPRASPAPAAAAPPPPAAAKPRHPAGDRSHIPPSAQQLVEIFSQDMQRVAAKAPASFAPQVKDTQKRLGLLFDHLNNEELVQPDTIAQLAQLADALASKNYDVASKIQVDIQREKTEQCGQWMVGVKRLISMSKATP from the exons ATGGTCCGCCTGAGAGAGATCCCGCGGACCGGGGCCTTTGCCTGGTCGCCCGGTTCTGACGCCCTCGTCGTTACCGGCACCCGCTCCGGCGCAGTCGACGCCGACTTCTCCGACGAGACCAAGCTCGAGCTGTgggacctcaacctcgatTCCCAAGAACAGGGGCTCGAGCTCCAGCCGATAGCTACCATCAGTACAGAGTCCAG ATTCTACGATATAGCATGGGGTGCCCCAAGTGACGAGCACCCATtgggtgttgttgccggCGCAATGGAGGATGGATCCCTGCAGCTGTGGGATgcccagaagctcaaggacAGCGAAGATGCCCTGATTTCACGCACGACAAAGCACACCGGCCCTGTCAAGTCACTCCAGTTCAACCCCCTGAGACCACACGTTCTCGCCACAGCTGGCTCAAAGGGCGAGCTCTTCATCTGGGACGTTAACGACACCTCGACCGCTTTCCGTCTtggcaccgccgccgcccaggaTATCGAGTGCGTGGCATGGAACAGGAAGGTTTCCAACATTTTGGCGGCCGGAAGTGCCGGGGGATTTGTCTCAGTCTGGGATCTCAAGACAAAGAAGCtgtccttgaccttgacacCCAGAGACCGCAAGCCCGTCAGTGCGATCGCTTGGGACCCGAACAACTCGACGAGCCTCCTTACCGCGACGTCCGATGACACTAGCCCAGTTATTTCTCTCTGGAATCTGAGAAACTCGCAGGTTCCCGAGAAGACCCTTCAAGGCCACGATCAGGGCATTCTGTCTCTGTCTTGGTGCCAACAGGATCCAGGCCTGTTGATTTCTTGCGGCAAGGACAACCGATCACTCGTGTGGAACCCGCAGACCGGAGAGCGGTATGGCGAGTTCCCCGAGGCCACCAACTGGGCTTTCTCGACACGTTTCAACCCAGTCAACCCCAACTTGTCCGCCATTGCGTCTTTTGATGGCAAGATTACCATCCACACTCTGCAAAACACCAACCCTTCTACGGCGCCAGTGCCTCAAAACAGCTTGGACGATGATGACTTCTTCTCCAAGGCCCCGACCCAGCTTCAGACCACCTCGTTCTCTCTCCCTAGGGCTCCCAACTGGTTTGAGCGCCCTGTCAGCGTATCCTTTGGCTACGGTGGTAAGCTTGTCATTCTCCGCAAGAACGATACACCCGCTGGTCAGCCCAGGTCTTCCAAGATCCAGATTGTTGGGTTCTCTGTAGACTCAGACATTGGATCTGCCACCGAGAAGTTTGAGGAGGCCTTTAAGAGTGGCGATCTCGCTGGCATCTGTGAGTCGCAGATTGAGTCTgccaagacggaggaggagaaggccgaatGGCAGGTGTTGAAGACCTTGAGCGCCTCAGATGGCCGTACCAAGATTGTAGAGTATCTTGGTTACTccaaggaagaagaggaggagtccaACGGGGCTGAAGAATCCGAGACTGCCGAGACcaccgaggccaaggaggaaaCAGAAGAGACCGGCCTGGCTCCTCCCCAAGCCAATGGCGACGGCAAGAGGAAGCACAAGCGTGTGACGAGCATGTGGGGTGATGTagatgatggcgaggacTTCTTATCCGATTTGCCTGCCACCAAGGGCGCCAGAACCGACAACCCGTTCCACCTCCTGAGCGAGGGCAACACCCACCTTGAGGACAAGATTACCAAGGCCATTATCCTGGGCAAGTTCGAAAAGGCCGTCAACATCTGCTTGAAGGAGAACAGGATCGCCGATGCCTTCATTCTTGCTAACTGTGGTGGAAAGGATCTCGTCGACAAGGTCCAAACCGCTTACCTCGCGCAGAAGAAGGGTGCCCCCAGCTATCTCCGCGTGATCAACTCGATCATTGGAAAGAACCTTTGGGATGTCGTCTACAATGCCGACCTCGCCAACTGGAAGGAGACTATGGTTACTCTCTGCACCTTTGCTGATCCCTCCGAATTCCCTGATCTCTGCGAAGCACTTGGAGATCGCATCTACGAGTCCGGGTCGCGAAACGATGCTTCTTTCTGCTACCTTGTCGGCTccaagttggagaaggtggtggacatCTGGATCGCtcagctcaaggaggccgaggaggctggaCTGAAGGAGTCCACTAATGATTCAACTTTCTCGGTCCACGCCAGATCGCTGCAGCAGTTTATCGAGAAGGTTACCGTGTTCCGTGCGGTGACCAAGTTCACCGATGAGGAGAAGAACCTCACCGGCGGCTGGAAGCTCGAGGCTCTGTACAACAAGTATACAGAGTATGCTGATATTGCCGCTGCCCATGGCCAGCTGGCGATCGCTCAAAAGtacctcgacctcctccccaacgaGTTCCCTGCTGCCGAGGTTGCGAGAAACCGTGTCAAGCTTGCCACTCAGAAGGCTGCTCCCCagcctgctgccgctgctacTCGGGCTCCTGCCTCTCGCGCGGCTTCTCGCGCCCCTGCGCCTCTGGGTTATCAACAGGCCGCCCCTGTTGCCCCTGTTGCCGCCACACCCGCCAATCCATATGCTCCTCCTGTTCAGGCTCAGCAGCGCGCTCCCGTTCAGAACCCATATGGGCCTACGACTACATCTCAGTACGCCCCTCCAGGTGCCTCCCCATACGCTCCTCAAGGTCAGGGATacgcgccttctcctcctgtAGGCGGTGGGTATGCACCTCCCGTTCAGTCTTTCACCTCGGCTGGCCCCCCACCTAGAAGTACCGGGCCCCCGCCCCAGATCAAGAAGGACGTTGGTGCTTGGAATGATCTCCCAGAGTCTAtggcggcgaagaagcctcctcctcggaggTCTACCCCAAATGTCGCCCCGATCACCTCGCCCTATGGTGGCCCCGCGGGTTTGACCAGCCCTCCTCCAGTTGGCCCCTATCAGCGAGgagcaccaacaccaccacctcctcctcccaagggCCCTGCACCCCCTCGCAACACGGCTTCTCCTTTGACTGGGCCCCCGCAGGTTGGCCAACAGCTGCCGTATAGACCCGGGTCGGCCTCTTCCCATGTTTCCACCAACCCGTACGcgcctccacaaccccagGTGGCACCTCCGCTGCCATCACCCATGGCTGTTCCCCGGACAGCATCGCCATACAACCCACCTCCCGCTGGTGCCCCTGCCCCGAGCAGATACGCCCCGGCACCAGCGCCGCAAAACTATAGCCAGCCCCCAACGTCCACCCCActtgctcctcccccgtccaaCCCGTACGCCCCTGCGCCCGTTGCGCACCAGTCGGCACCACCCGTCGGCCAGTacgcacctcctcctccccagggCGGCCGGCCACCAGTGGGGCCTCCACCCAGCGCCGGTCCTCCCCGTGCTCCCGTAGGACCCCCACCAGCTGGCGGACCGCCCCGTGCTTCTCCTGCCCCGGCTGCGgctgcccctccaccgccagcggcGGCCAAGCCCAGACATCCCGCCGGTGACCGGTCTCACATCCCTCCCAGTGCTCAGCAGCTGGTGGAAATCTTTAGCCAGGACATGCAGAGAGTAGCAGCCAAGGCTCCCGCTTCGTTCGCGCCACAGGTCAAGGACACGCAGAAGCGTCTGGGTCTTCTCTTTGACCATCTCAACAATGAGGAGCTCGTCCAGCCAGACACGATTGCGCAGCTGGCTCAGTTGGCGGATGCTCTTGCCAGCAAGAACTACGACGTCGCGAGCAAGATCCAGGTGGACATTCAAAGGGAGAAGACTGAGCAGTGCGGACAGTGGATG GTTGGTGTGAAGCGGTTGATCAGCATGAGCAAGGCGACTCCTTGA
- a CDS encoding hypothetical protein (BUSCO:EOG092642CB; EggNog:ENOG503NXKC; COG:J), protein MAPRLAPAGAGLTLRLPLRTTSPASLLRTTQFHTSTPQSVKLGWSTLPPRAKPTRFNQVTSGLPAPTAGPAAALKRKAQSTPVRAGVLAIKKGMTAFMGLTGTRIPCTVLQLDRVQTVLNKTRKDHGYWAVQVGFGERDPKNVGAPMLGYYEAKGIAPKEQLAEFKVRDEKGLLPVGVQLMPDWFYIGQRVDVRSNSRGMGFAGGMKRHGFSGQEASHGNSKNHRTIGSAGPSQGSGSRVLPGKKMPGRMGNQRVTVQNLPILLIDNDLGIVVVKGAVAGPKGCVVKIQDACKKPPPPEEHIEKTMRALKERFPNAEEHLQQARERHLELKRARREKRIEEILAGGWEPTREQAEMMERAAAEDGHESLGGEQQQQQQRATL, encoded by the coding sequence aTGGCCCCCCGACTGGCGCCAGCAGGCGCAGGACTCACCCTCCGACTACCCCTCCGAACAACCTCCCcggcctccctcctccgaacAACGCAATTCCAcacttccaccccccaatccgTAAAACTCGGCTggtccaccctccccccccgcGCCAAACCAACCCGCTTCAACCAAGTCACCTCGGgcctccccgcccccaccgCCGGCCCGGCCGCCGCCCTCAAGCGAAAAGCCCAGTCCACGCCTGTCCGCGCCGGCGtgctggccatcaagaagggcaTGACCGCCTTCATGGGCCTGACCGGCACACGCATCCCCTGCACcgtcctccagctcgaccGCGTCCAGACCGTCctcaacaaaacaagaaaagacCACGGGTACTGGGCCGTGCAAGTCGGTTTCGGGGAACGTGACCCGAAAAACGTTGGCGCGCCGATGCTGGGGTACTACGAAGCAAAGGGCATCGCGCCCAAGGAACAACTCGCGGAATTCAAGGTcagggatgagaaggggttgCTGCCGGTCGGTGTGCAGCTCATGCCGGACTGGTTCTACATCGGGCAGAGGGTTGACGTGAGGAGTAACTCCCGGGGTATGGGTTTTGCGGGTGGCATGAAGAGGCATGGGTTTTCGGGGCAGGAGGCGTCGCATGGTAATTCGAAGAACCATCGGACTATTGGTTCTGCTGGTCCTTCGCAGGGTAGCGGCAGCAGAGTGCTGCCGGGCAAGAAGATGCCCGGACGGATGGGGAACCAGAGGGTTACGGTGCAGAACCTGCCGATCCTCCTGATTGATAACGATCTTGGGATCGTGGTTGTCAAGGGAGCTGTGGCGGGGCCGAAGGGGTGCGTGGTCAAGATTCAGGATGCGTGcaagaagccgccgccgccggaggAGCACATtgagaagacgatgagggcTTTGAAGGAGAGGTTTCCCAACGCGGAGGAGCATTTGCagcaggcgagggagaggcaTCTCGAGCTGAAGAGGGCCAGACGGGAAAAGAGGATAGAGGAGATTTTGGCTGGGGGGTGGGAGCCGACGAGggagcaggccgagatgatggagCGGGCGGCTGCTGAGGATGGGCATGAGAGTTTGGGtggggagcagcagcagcagcagcagcgggctACGTTGTAA
- a CDS encoding hypothetical protein (EggNog:ENOG503P7VK), translating into MPRRTPTPNLTALTSKLESASTRLRKTFKYTDDNSTDDDIPEVMDEQEQETLITTLTTRNAHSNTLTLRLLLTLPVLSSLPYLLLFPTSPPIFPLLALSSLSSTLYLLYTLPVTSTGFNALDKPPLSIQGKIIQPPVAKSPLEEYLPWLNLLLVTVLALMGLVQEKTGKGGGPHPVLLGVLPGVVYGVCVATKKTMAGVDVEKELGRLRYGYKGA; encoded by the exons atgCCACGAagaacccccacccccaacctcaccgcGCTAACCTCAAAGCTCGAATCAGCCTCAACCCGCCTCCGCAAAACCTTCAAATACACCGATGACAACAGCACCGACGATGACATCCCAGAAGTGATGGACGAGCAAG AACAAGAAACCCTCAtcacaaccctcaccacccgcaATGCCCACTCCAACACTctcaccctccgcctcctcctcaccctccccgtcctctcttccctcccctaCCTCCTTTTATTCCCCACATctccccccatcttcccccttctagccctctcctccctatCATCAACCCTCTACCTGCTGTACACCCTCCCCGTCACCTCGACAGGCTTCAACGCCCTCGACAAACCACCCCTCAGCATCCAAGGGAAGATAATCCAACCGCCAGTTGCCAAGTCCCCGTTGGAAGAGTACCTCCCCTGGTTGAACTTGTTGCTAGTGACAGTACTAGCATTAATGGGCTTAGTGCAAGAGAAAACAGGAAAAGGTGGGGGGCCTCACCCGGTATTGCTAGGCGTGCTACCGGGCGTGGTGTACGGCGTTTGTGTTGCAACAAAAAAGACGATGgcgggggtggatgtggaaaaGGAGTTGGGCCGGTTGAGGTATGGGTATAAGGGTGCTTGA
- a CDS encoding hypothetical protein (EggNog:ENOG503P2R2; COG:A), which yields MSDATRWKATIYVGNLPPQATLQTISEAFLPFGEIADISLPKNDGRGPNGADKSHNNDFLGNGPQQQQQQQSTHRGFAYVEFEDEADAKEAIDNMDQAEIFGRTIKVSAAKIPKSAQTGGLGSKTAVWEQEGWLAENAVSEEDRLASEQAQNRADDPMQGLEGLDVAGPKPE from the exons ATGTCGGACGCAACCCGCTGGAAAGCGACCATCTACGTCggcaacctccctccccaagcaACCCTGCAAACCATCTCCGAAGCTTTCCTCCCCTTTGGTGAAATAGCAgacatctccctccccaaaaacgaCGGCCGCGGACCCAACGGTGCTGACAAGTCCCACAATAATGACTTCCTCGGCAACGgcccccaacaacagcaacaacagcagtcAACTCACCGTGGTTTTGCCTACGTTGAATtcgaggatgaggccgaCGCAAAGGAGGCAATCGACAACATGGACCAAGCCGAGATCTTTGGGAGAACTATCAAGGTTTCCGCAGCCAAGATCCCAAAGAGCGCGCAGACGGGTGGGCTGGGGAGTAAGACTGCTGTTTGGGAGCAG GAGGGATGGTTGGCCGAGAATGCCGTCAGTGAGGAGGACAGGCTCGCCTCTGAGCAGGCTCAGAACAGAGCAGACGATCCAATGCAAGGACTGGAGGGACTGGATGTTGCTGGTCCCAAGCCAGAATGA
- a CDS encoding hypothetical protein (BUSCO:EOG09264XYD; COG:S; EggNog:ENOG503NZ0I), translated as MVYYFTSTVVDPPAYIYVGKDKFENKLSSAHIYLRLPEGQTWDAIPDPLLTDLGQLTKANSIEGNKKDNITIIYTPWSNLKKDGSMAVGQVSFKDQKKVKRILIPQRENPIVNRLNKTKVEKHPDLRQEKEDRLKELRKRDHSAFLARKKEEARIAKERQEKKYQKDHAYDDIFTEENLAQSSNQDRGSDWEDDFM; from the exons ATGGTCTACTATTTCACCTCGACCGTGGTTGACCCGCCGGCGTACATTTATGTCGGCAAGGACAAGTTTGAAA ACAAGCTCTCCTCAGCCCACATctacctccgcctccccgaAGGCCAAACCTGGGACGCCATCCCcgaccccctcctcaccgaccTCGGCCAGCTGACAAAGGCCAACTCGATCGAGGGCAACAAAAAggacaacatcaccatcatctaCACCCCCTGGTCCAACCTGAAAAAGGACGGCTCCATGGCCGTCGGCCAGGTCTCGTTCAAGGACCAGAAGAAAGTCAAGCGGATCCTGATCCCCCAAAGGGAGAACCCCATCGTGAACAGGctcaacaagaccaaggtgGAGAAGCACCCTGACTTgaggcaggagaaggaggatagACTCAAAgagctgaggaagagggatCATAGTGCTTTTCTGGCGAGG aaaaaagaagaagcccgcATCGCCAAAGAGCGCCAGGAGAAGAAATACCAAAAGGACCACGCCTACGACGACATCTTCACCGAGGAGAACCTGGCCCAGTCCAGCAACCAGGACAGGGGGTCAGATTGGGAGGATGATTTCATGTag
- the COX12 gene encoding Cytochrome c oxidase subunit 6B (COG:C; EggNog:ENOG503P5BS): MSDEERVTKPFKFVTAGMHKSLFLPRLKPESVELVAEGNGIESWVEMGMIELWGAGPMTMTNGYDGTTTNGPAADTDAFNNSDAGEGGSPQFHVEADVTPENEAEGIITKHCWQNYVDYHKCILAKGEDFAPCRQFWLAYRSLCPSGWYERWDAQREAGNFPVKLE; this comes from the exons atgtcTGACGAGGAGCGCGTTACCAAGCCCTTCAAGTTCGTCACCG CTGGTATGCATAAATCTCTTTTTCTGCCCCGATTGAAGCCCGAGAGTGTCGAATTGGTTGCCGAGGGAAATGGAATTGAGAGCTGGGTTGAAATGGGGATGATTGAGCTTTGGGGAGCTGGgccgatgacgatgacgaatGGTTATGACGGAACGACGACAAATGGACCGGCCGCCGACACCGACGCTTTCAACAACTCAGatgctggagaagggggatCGCCACAATTCCACGTGGAAGCCGACGTCACGCCAGAAAATGAAGCAGAAGGAATTATT acCAAGCACTGCTGGCAGAACTACGTCGACTACCACAAGTGCATCCTCGCCAAGGGTGAGGATTTCGCTCCCTGCCGCCAG TTCTGGCTCGCCTACCGGTCTCTGTGCCCTAGCGGTTGGTATGAACGGTGGGACGCCCAGAGAG AGGCTGGCAACTTCCCCGTCAAGCTCGAGTAA
- a CDS encoding hypothetical protein (EggNog:ENOG503NU3H; COG:O), which translates to MSHHCHDEHHDHSHGGEGEHDHSDDITPALQFSLYQHIDFDGVATLNEATYGSGKEVLKKTWAERLRVEPEVESDGDEQLLVNVPFTGQVKLHSILLRTSDSDSAPKTMKVIINRDDVDFDVAESATATQEFELARTGEVQEVAVRRARFNAVRRLSLFFPDNFGDGDEDVTRISYIGFKGEWMQLGRAPANILYEAAANPSDHKVKGVGVNQMGSDIQ; encoded by the exons atGTCCCACCACTGCCACGACGAACACCACGACCACTCTcatggcggggagggagaacATGACCACAGCGACGACATCACGCCCGCGCTGCAGTTTTCGCTGTACCAGCACATTGACTTTGACGGGGTGGCGACGCTGAATGAGGCTACTTACGGGTCAGGGAAGGAGGTATTGAAGAAGACGtgggcggagaggttgagggttgaGCCTGAGGTTGAGAGCGATGGGGATGAGCAGTTGTTGGTGAATGTGCC ATTTACCGGACAGGTCAAGCTGCATAGTATCTTGTTGAGGACATCAGACAGTGATTCTGCGCCAAAGACGATGAAAGTTATCATCAACAGGGATGATGTCGATTTCGATGTTGCTGAGAGCGCAACCGCGACGCAGGAGTTTGAGTTAGCCcggacgggggaggtgcaGGAAgttgcggtg agaagagccCGCTTCAACGCCGTCCGCCGCCtgtctctcttcttccccgacAACTTTGGCGACGGGGACGAGGACGTCACGAGGATATCGTACATTGGTTTCAAGGGGGAGTGGATGCAGCTGGGACGAGCACCGGCAAACATCCTGTacgaggcggcggcgaaCCCGAGTGATCACAAGGTtaagggggtgggggttaaCCAGATGGGAAGTGACATTCAGTAG
- a CDS encoding hypothetical protein (EggNog:ENOG503P7MU; COG:S): protein MFATRSLRMFRATPRMMRPIPKEEQSAHTVSQRLRRLKNIPAELIPLGVVVGFAVCAACYSITRHLVVDKTIRLKRQNRAADSHAAAGEHH, encoded by the exons ATGTTTGCTACGCGCTCTCTGCGGATGTTCCGGGCCACCCCCCGCATGATGCGGCCCATTCCC aaggaggagcagtCTG CCCACACTGTCTCCCAGCGCCTCAGACGCCTTAAGAACATCCCCGCCGAGTTGATTCCCCTTG gtgtcgtcgtcggcttcGCCGTCTGCGCGGCTTGCTACTCCATCACCCGTCACTTGGTCGTTGACAAGACCATCCGTCTCAAGAGACAAAATCGCGCTGCCGACAGCCACGCCGCTGCCGGTGAGCACCACTAA